A genomic region of Fervidobacterium gondwanense DSM 13020 contains the following coding sequences:
- the bgaS gene encoding beta-galactosidase BgaS, whose product MFPKDFMFGASLSGFQFEMGNPNDPKEVDPNTDWFVWVREPENLVNGIVSGDLPEYGAGYWKNYEKVHQLAVDFGMDTLRIGIEWSRVFPTSTREVPTGDGMLEALDKIANKEAVEHYRKIMEDMKSKGLKVFVNLNHFTLPLWIHDPISVHKGIPTDKLGWVSDDTPIEFAKYAEYIAWKFSDIVDYWSSMNEPHVVAQLGYFQILAGFPPSYFRPEWYIKSLVNEAKAHNLAYDAIKKYTSRPVGIIYSFIWYDTVNPQDRDIFENAMWLTNWYYIDMVKDKADYIGINYYTRSLIDRLPASGMKFGDFELNWYPLRGYGYACPEGGMSLSGRPASEFGWEVYPEGLYNLIKAIYERYKKIIIVTENGIADEKDKYRSHYLISHLYAVEKAMNEGANVIGYLHWSIVDNYEWAKGYSKRFGLAYTDLEKKIYVPRPSMYIFREIAKTKSIEQFKDYDPYKLMKF is encoded by the coding sequence ATGTTTCCAAAAGACTTTATGTTCGGAGCTTCGCTTTCAGGTTTTCAGTTCGAGATGGGAAATCCAAACGATCCAAAGGAAGTTGATCCAAACACTGACTGGTTTGTCTGGGTGAGAGAACCAGAAAACCTTGTCAATGGAATAGTGAGCGGGGATCTACCAGAATACGGCGCTGGGTACTGGAAAAACTACGAGAAGGTTCACCAACTTGCAGTCGATTTCGGCATGGACACTCTTAGGATAGGCATTGAATGGTCGAGGGTTTTTCCAACATCGACAAGAGAAGTACCGACAGGCGACGGAATGCTTGAAGCGTTAGACAAGATAGCAAACAAGGAAGCAGTTGAGCATTACAGGAAGATTATGGAAGATATGAAATCTAAAGGGTTAAAGGTTTTCGTGAACCTCAACCATTTCACGTTACCTTTATGGATACATGATCCAATATCTGTGCACAAAGGCATTCCAACAGACAAACTTGGGTGGGTTAGCGACGATACTCCTATTGAATTTGCAAAGTACGCAGAATACATAGCTTGGAAATTCTCGGATATTGTTGACTATTGGTCAAGCATGAACGAACCGCACGTCGTTGCTCAGCTTGGCTATTTCCAAATACTTGCGGGATTCCCGCCAAGTTATTTCAGACCAGAGTGGTACATCAAAAGTCTTGTAAACGAAGCAAAAGCACACAATTTAGCTTACGATGCAATTAAGAAATACACCAGCAGACCTGTCGGAATTATTTATTCTTTCATCTGGTACGATACAGTAAATCCTCAAGACAGGGACATATTCGAAAATGCAATGTGGTTAACAAATTGGTACTATATAGACATGGTGAAAGACAAAGCAGACTACATAGGAATCAACTACTATACAAGGTCTTTAATCGATAGGCTTCCAGCTTCCGGAATGAAATTCGGTGATTTTGAGTTGAACTGGTATCCACTCCGTGGATACGGGTACGCTTGTCCAGAAGGCGGCATGTCGCTGTCTGGTAGGCCAGCAAGTGAATTTGGTTGGGAAGTTTATCCGGAGGGATTGTACAATTTAATCAAGGCTATATATGAAAGATACAAGAAGATTATCATCGTTACGGAAAATGGCATAGCTGATGAAAAGGATAAGTACAGATCGCACTATCTCATATCACACCTTTACGCTGTCGAAAAGGCTATGAACGAGGGTGCCAATGTGATAGGTTACCTACACTGGTCAATAGTTGATAACTACGAGTGGGCAAAGGGTTACAGCAAGAGATTTGGGCTCGCATACACAGATTTGGAAAAGAAAATATACGTACCGAGGCCATCGATGTACATATTCAGAGAAATCGCAAAAACAAAGAGCATAGAACAGTTCAAAGATTATGATCCATACAAACTTATGAAATTCTGA
- a CDS encoding ABC transporter ATP-binding protein, whose translation MLEVKNLTKAYSVGSFGKEKFYAVDNVSFTISDNEILSLIGESGSGKTTIGKLILRLLKPTSGTILYNGIDIASFKNLKEYYKHVQGVFQDPFSSYNPIFKIDRVFDMIREEFYPSVNGTEWLERVKSVIEDIGLNPKEILGKFPHQLSGGQLQRLLIARALLMDTKFLVADEIISMLDASTRIDVLNTLIKLKEKGLSVLFITHDLSLGYYTSDKTIILYRGSIMEVGDTVKVFNNPLHPYTKMLLNSVPTVHKKWEKDTIALEGKNVPAGFCKFYDRCPFGDSMCKNVELGEVESNHSVACVRATK comes from the coding sequence ATGCTTGAAGTCAAAAATCTCACAAAAGCATATTCTGTCGGTTCTTTCGGGAAAGAGAAATTCTACGCTGTTGATAATGTTAGCTTTACAATATCAGACAATGAAATCTTGTCTTTAATAGGCGAGAGTGGGAGCGGAAAAACGACTATTGGAAAGCTCATTCTTAGGCTTTTAAAACCCACGAGTGGTACCATACTTTACAACGGAATAGACATCGCTTCATTTAAGAACTTAAAGGAATACTACAAACATGTGCAGGGTGTCTTCCAAGACCCGTTCAGCTCTTATAATCCTATATTTAAGATAGACCGTGTTTTCGATATGATACGGGAAGAGTTCTATCCTTCTGTGAACGGCACAGAGTGGTTAGAAAGAGTGAAGAGCGTGATTGAAGATATCGGACTTAACCCAAAGGAGATCCTCGGAAAATTCCCACACCAACTGAGCGGTGGGCAACTCCAAAGACTTCTTATAGCAAGGGCTTTACTTATGGATACCAAGTTTTTGGTTGCGGATGAAATCATAAGCATGTTGGACGCTTCAACAAGGATAGATGTTCTGAATACGTTAATAAAACTCAAAGAAAAAGGACTCTCAGTTCTATTTATAACACATGACCTTTCTCTTGGATATTATACAAGTGATAAGACGATCATCCTTTACCGAGGATCAATCATGGAAGTTGGCGATACAGTAAAAGTTTTCAACAACCCACTCCATCCATATACAAAGATGCTGCTCAACTCAGTGCCGACAGTTCACAAAAAGTGGGAAAAAGACACCATAGCCCTCGAAGGAAAGAACGTACCAGCGGGTTTTTGTAAATTCTACGACAGATGCCCATTTGGAGATTCAATGTGCAAGAACGTGGAACTAGGAGAAGTTGAATCAAATCACAGTGTTGCCTGCGTGAGAGCAACAAAATAA
- a CDS encoding ABC transporter ATP-binding protein, translating into MLEVKNLKVYYRTLRGYVKAVDDVTFHVADNELLGLAGESGCGKSTLGNGLILLKPPMNYFGGDVLLDGERLPIENFEEMNKYRYHKISIIPQYAMDALNPTRKIGVYIREVLQSKGIDPESIMDRLIERLKYVNLSERVLKMYPIELSGGMKQRLVMVISTLLNPSLLIADEITSALDVSSQKAVCLMIKGFKEAGIVKSLIFVTHDLSVLYQIADRIMIMYAGKVAEIGTTKQLIENPVHPYTKLLLSSLPEVGIRYTEKLLSGIPGQPPHLLNPPQGCRFKDRCPLRGKECDEEPPLVQVEEGHVAYCWKVKSNA; encoded by the coding sequence ATGCTTGAAGTAAAGAATTTGAAAGTTTATTATAGAACCCTTAGAGGTTACGTGAAGGCTGTTGACGATGTTACTTTCCATGTTGCAGATAATGAACTCCTCGGACTTGCAGGTGAATCCGGCTGCGGGAAGTCAACTCTTGGAAATGGATTGATACTTCTTAAACCTCCTATGAATTACTTTGGTGGCGATGTATTGCTCGATGGTGAGAGGCTTCCAATAGAGAATTTCGAAGAGATGAACAAGTATAGGTATCATAAAATATCAATCATACCGCAGTACGCGATGGATGCGTTAAATCCAACAAGAAAGATAGGTGTTTACATTCGAGAAGTTCTACAAAGCAAAGGGATCGATCCAGAGAGTATCATGGATAGATTAATTGAAAGGCTCAAATACGTTAATCTCTCAGAGAGAGTATTGAAGATGTACCCAATTGAACTATCTGGAGGTATGAAACAAAGATTAGTCATGGTGATTTCTACCTTGCTCAATCCTTCACTCCTGATAGCAGATGAAATCACATCAGCGTTGGATGTCTCATCTCAAAAGGCAGTTTGCTTGATGATCAAGGGTTTTAAAGAAGCAGGGATTGTCAAATCATTGATATTCGTAACTCACGACTTATCTGTGCTCTACCAAATTGCTGATAGGATAATGATCATGTACGCCGGAAAAGTTGCAGAGATAGGCACAACTAAGCAATTGATTGAGAACCCCGTGCACCCATACACTAAGTTGCTCCTTTCATCGTTACCAGAAGTTGGCATTAGGTATACCGAAAAGCTGCTTTCTGGAATTCCCGGACAACCTCCTCATCTTCTGAATCCGCCACAAGGATGCAGGTTCAAAGATAGGTGTCCACTTCGAGGAAAAGAGTGTGATGAAGAACCACCGTTAGTTCAGGTTGAAGAAGGACACGTCGCTTACTGCTGGAAGGTGAAGTCCAATGCTTGA
- a CDS encoding LacI family DNA-binding transcriptional regulator, whose protein sequence is MPNIHDVAKLAGVSIATVSRVINGAEKVSEETRRKVISAIKQLGYKPMPSLRKASELLYNIGVLVPSLKGYHYTEILMGIEEFANKHDFEVMVSVPKLIPEEEKHVLDQYFKRKIDGIILCELMGGVNFIKPFIKSGIPIVVLDYDIEEILCDSVNIDNFSGAMSALKYLYSNGHRKILYLRGPKYSPAAVNREKAVRKFQDKHKDVEIFLSENEGYNPEDGYFAIVNHLKKHGLNFTAVFAINDWAAIGTMRALREAGLSIPEDVSVIGYDNAPYSEFLYPPLTTIHQPRWEMGQTAAQLIIERITKTGPKIPRNVILPTKLIERASVKKIGA, encoded by the coding sequence GTGCCAAATATTCACGATGTCGCAAAACTTGCAGGCGTCTCAATCGCAACTGTTTCGAGAGTGATCAATGGAGCTGAGAAGGTAAGCGAAGAGACGAGAAGAAAAGTAATCTCAGCAATTAAACAACTTGGATACAAACCGATGCCTTCCTTGAGGAAGGCATCGGAATTGCTTTACAACATTGGAGTGCTTGTACCAAGCCTTAAAGGATACCACTACACCGAGATTCTTATGGGAATAGAAGAGTTCGCAAACAAACACGATTTTGAGGTGATGGTGTCAGTTCCCAAACTCATCCCGGAAGAAGAAAAACATGTGCTTGACCAATATTTCAAAAGGAAAATAGATGGGATAATTCTTTGCGAACTGATGGGTGGAGTTAATTTTATCAAACCGTTTATAAAAAGCGGAATACCAATAGTTGTATTAGACTATGACATCGAAGAAATTCTTTGCGATTCGGTCAACATAGACAACTTCTCTGGTGCTATGTCCGCTCTTAAGTATCTATATTCGAATGGTCACAGAAAAATTTTGTACTTGAGAGGTCCCAAGTACTCACCTGCTGCGGTGAATAGAGAAAAGGCAGTAAGGAAATTTCAAGATAAACATAAGGATGTTGAAATCTTTCTGAGTGAAAATGAGGGATATAACCCAGAAGACGGGTACTTTGCAATCGTAAATCATCTGAAAAAACACGGTCTGAACTTCACAGCTGTCTTCGCAATCAATGATTGGGCTGCAATCGGTACGATGAGAGCCTTAAGAGAAGCTGGTCTGTCTATCCCAGAAGATGTATCGGTTATCGGTTACGATAACGCACCTTATTCTGAATTTCTCTATCCACCTTTGACAACAATCCACCAGCCAAGGTGGGAAATGGGTCAGACTGCTGCACAGTTGATAATAGAGAGGATTACAAAAACCGGTCCAAAGATTCCCAGAAATGTTATTTTACCAACAAAGTTGATAGAGAGAGCTTCTGTGAAAAAGATAGGAGCATAA
- a CDS encoding ABC transporter permease, with the protein MGEIMFFAFRNRKLRAGLSIVLFFLVLALIGPYISKYKDPLEYVGAGYQPPSKDYWLGTTTFGQDVFTQLVFGLRSSFFVGLLGGGLATLIGLIIGFFAGYEGGWIDELLMMLTNILLVVPTLALLIIIAAYLPYRGVFIQSIIIGFTAWPWTARAVRAQTLSLKAREFVNLARISGRSHLKIIMYEIMPNMLSYVFMVFILQFGGAILAAVGLDFIGLGPTKGISVGLMLQNAVLWNAIQLGMWWWAIPPGLVITLIVGALYFMNVGLDEVFNPKLREM; encoded by the coding sequence ATGGGAGAAATAATGTTCTTTGCGTTCAGAAATAGAAAACTTCGAGCAGGACTTTCCATCGTTCTTTTCTTTTTAGTATTAGCACTCATCGGTCCATACATATCAAAATACAAAGATCCCTTAGAATATGTAGGGGCTGGTTATCAGCCACCAAGCAAAGATTACTGGCTCGGAACAACGACTTTTGGTCAGGATGTGTTCACTCAGCTTGTGTTTGGACTCCGTTCGTCTTTCTTTGTTGGATTGTTAGGCGGAGGGCTTGCCACACTGATAGGGCTTATTATCGGTTTCTTCGCCGGATACGAGGGTGGATGGATAGACGAGTTGTTGATGATGCTCACGAACATTTTGTTGGTCGTACCAACGTTGGCTTTGCTCATAATCATAGCGGCTTACTTGCCTTACAGAGGCGTTTTTATACAGAGCATCATAATCGGCTTCACAGCATGGCCTTGGACAGCCAGAGCGGTAAGGGCACAGACGCTTTCTCTAAAAGCGAGAGAATTCGTCAACTTAGCTCGAATAAGTGGCCGGAGCCATTTGAAGATAATCATGTACGAGATCATGCCAAACATGTTGTCTTACGTTTTCATGGTCTTTATCCTTCAATTTGGTGGTGCTATTCTGGCAGCTGTTGGTCTTGATTTCATTGGTCTTGGACCAACAAAAGGAATATCCGTCGGCTTGATGCTCCAGAATGCTGTGCTTTGGAACGCGATTCAGCTCGGAATGTGGTGGTGGGCAATACCACCGGGATTAGTCATAACACTCATCGTTGGTGCACTGTACTTCATGAACGTAGGGCTCGACGAGGTCTTCAATCCAAAACTTAGAGAGATGTAG
- a CDS encoding glycoside hydrolase family 130 protein, whose translation MKIIAQSLPNIPWEDRPSGSSELLWRYSKNPIIKRDEAKGSNSIFNSAVVPFNEKFAGVFRVDDRQRRMNIRRGFSEDGINWKIDDEPINFIQETKDPVESEYKYDPRVVFIEDRYWITWCNGYHGPTIGVGYTYDFEKFYQIENAFLPFNRNGVLFPRKINGKYAMLSRPSDNGHTPFGDIFYSESPDMVHWGVHRYVMGAGYTPWQSLKIGAGPVPIETEEGWLLFYHGVLLSCNGYVYSFGAALLDLDKPWKVIKRSKEYLLSPQMNYECVGDVPNVVFPVAALVDGSTGKLAIYYGGADTVVALAFGYVQEIVDWLKYEN comes from the coding sequence GTGAAGATTATTGCACAGTCTCTACCAAACATTCCATGGGAAGACAGACCCTCAGGCTCAAGTGAACTGCTTTGGAGATATTCTAAAAACCCTATAATCAAACGTGACGAGGCAAAAGGTTCTAACAGTATATTCAACAGTGCAGTTGTGCCGTTTAATGAAAAATTTGCAGGTGTCTTCCGCGTAGACGATAGGCAAAGGCGGATGAACATAAGAAGGGGATTCAGCGAAGACGGAATAAATTGGAAGATAGATGATGAACCCATTAATTTTATCCAAGAAACGAAAGATCCTGTCGAGAGCGAGTACAAATACGATCCTCGGGTCGTATTCATAGAAGATAGATACTGGATCACTTGGTGCAATGGATACCATGGTCCTACGATAGGTGTGGGCTATACTTACGACTTTGAGAAATTTTACCAAATCGAGAACGCATTTTTACCGTTCAACAGAAACGGTGTTCTGTTTCCAAGAAAGATCAATGGTAAATATGCTATGCTCAGCAGACCTTCTGATAATGGACATACACCTTTTGGTGATATCTTTTACAGTGAGAGTCCGGACATGGTCCATTGGGGTGTGCACAGATACGTTATGGGTGCCGGCTACACACCATGGCAGTCTTTAAAAATAGGTGCGGGACCTGTACCGATTGAAACTGAAGAAGGATGGCTACTTTTCTATCACGGTGTTCTTTTGTCATGCAATGGTTATGTATACAGCTTTGGTGCGGCCTTGCTGGACTTAGATAAACCATGGAAGGTTATAAAACGCTCGAAAGAATACTTGTTGTCACCTCAGATGAACTATGAATGCGTTGGAGATGTGCCGAATGTCGTATTTCCAGTCGCAGCGTTGGTTGACGGAAGCACAGGCAAGCTTGCAATTTATTATGGCGGAGCAGATACAGTCGTTGCTTTGGCGTTTGGATACGTCCAAGAAATAGTTGACTGGTTAAAATATGAAAACTGA
- a CDS encoding ABC transporter substrate-binding protein: protein MRKVLVTLLVALLFVFAFSNFIGYDAVGKKGGTLIIPTLSGPRTCNDTVSKETSSSDVIAMFMSWGGTLVERSAVDGNFYPAIAEKWDGPRLTKDGGMEIIWYIRKGVKWSDGQPLTADDVVFTLNDIYTNPDIPSSFKDILKSTNGYLPKATKINDYTVRMYYPEPFRLALRYLGGMYIFPKHKAESWVKNKKFAEFWTVDAINKKELVGLGPFIPVEYVPDQYVRFVANPNYWKKTKDGTQLPFLKEVVYKIISSQDAQKLAFEKGEVDIYSPRGTEFNYFKENEKKFNITVLAYGPAYGTQFITFNWNNKDEAKREWFRNVHFRKAVAYAMDKKKMIDTLFNGLAVEQWSPVSMASPYYNEKVTVKYPYDLNKAKAELKLGGFSWDKNGRLIDSKGRPVKFMIETNAGNTVREGMGNIITAALKQLGMDITFVPGDFNTLVNRMLNVGDWDAIIIGLTGSDEPQGGRNVWAVDGSLHFWNLSPKVANWVDEKAYWLPDFEKEIDKIFAENVRILDENVVKDYWAKYQKLASENIPLIYTVNSLRLFAWRNSVKNVKITLLGGTTWNLDWLYKEE, encoded by the coding sequence ATGAGGAAGGTTCTCGTAACACTTTTGGTTGCGCTTCTTTTCGTTTTTGCATTTTCTAACTTTATAGGTTACGATGCGGTTGGTAAAAAGGGCGGTACTCTCATCATCCCAACACTCAGCGGTCCGAGAACATGTAACGATACGGTTTCAAAAGAGACGAGCTCTTCAGATGTCATTGCCATGTTCATGAGCTGGGGTGGAACACTTGTTGAAAGGTCAGCTGTTGACGGAAACTTTTATCCAGCAATAGCTGAAAAATGGGATGGTCCAAGGCTAACAAAAGATGGTGGTATGGAAATCATTTGGTACATCAGAAAAGGTGTAAAATGGAGTGATGGGCAACCACTTACAGCGGATGATGTCGTCTTCACGCTTAACGACATTTACACAAACCCAGACATTCCAAGTTCATTCAAAGACATTTTAAAGAGTACAAATGGATACTTGCCAAAAGCGACGAAGATTAACGACTACACAGTCAGAATGTACTATCCAGAACCATTCAGGCTTGCTCTCAGATACCTCGGCGGAATGTACATATTCCCGAAACACAAAGCAGAAAGCTGGGTAAAGAACAAGAAATTTGCAGAATTCTGGACAGTTGATGCGATAAACAAGAAAGAACTCGTTGGGTTGGGACCATTCATCCCTGTAGAATATGTTCCAGACCAATACGTAAGGTTTGTTGCAAACCCGAACTACTGGAAAAAGACAAAAGACGGAACACAACTTCCATTCCTTAAAGAAGTAGTTTACAAGATAATCTCCTCGCAAGATGCTCAAAAACTTGCATTCGAAAAGGGAGAAGTTGACATCTACTCGCCAAGAGGTACTGAATTCAACTACTTCAAAGAAAATGAAAAGAAATTCAATATCACAGTTCTTGCTTATGGTCCAGCATATGGTACACAATTCATAACGTTCAACTGGAACAACAAAGACGAAGCAAAGAGAGAATGGTTCAGAAATGTCCACTTCAGAAAAGCCGTAGCATATGCAATGGATAAGAAAAAGATGATCGATACGCTCTTCAACGGTCTTGCAGTCGAACAATGGTCACCAGTATCCATGGCATCTCCATACTACAACGAAAAAGTTACAGTAAAGTACCCATACGACCTCAACAAGGCAAAGGCAGAACTCAAACTTGGTGGCTTCAGCTGGGACAAAAACGGAAGACTCATTGACAGCAAAGGCAGACCAGTTAAGTTCATGATCGAAACGAACGCTGGTAATACGGTCCGAGAAGGTATGGGTAACATTATAACAGCTGCTCTCAAACAGCTCGGTATGGATATTACATTCGTTCCTGGAGACTTCAACACGCTTGTTAACAGAATGCTCAACGTCGGTGATTGGGATGCAATAATCATTGGTTTAACAGGTTCTGATGAACCGCAAGGTGGAAGAAACGTATGGGCAGTAGACGGTTCGCTCCACTTCTGGAACCTCTCACCAAAGGTAGCAAACTGGGTTGATGAAAAGGCATACTGGCTGCCAGACTTCGAAAAGGAAATTGACAAGATATTTGCTGAAAACGTAAGAATTCTCGATGAAAATGTTGTTAAGGACTACTGGGCAAAATACCAGAAACTTGCTTCTGAAAATATCCCACTCATTTACACAGTTAACTCACTAAGGCTCTTCGCATGGAGAAACAGCGTCAAGAACGTTAAGATCACACTCCTTGGCGGAACGACATGGAACCTTGACTGGCTCTACAAAGAAGAATGA
- a CDS encoding ABC transporter permease, producing the protein MAEDKKKLNQNESVEHQAPASGAPESVDFEEVFLTRGQLMWRAFKKNKLAMFGMWVLIVMYIAMIFADFLAPYNPFTQNLNHSLKKPTTVMMKYKVEDLKTTLAPYVLPEVSYIDKLDYSQNFRSMLFPSRIKVKLNDGREIAIIDKHVVEQKEDGTIVPKYLPKGRKLDDKFVLAEGIKLVVRTISYAQIDGQWVQYNDSTEDVEALVFGVDNAILEKGRNERVTTSRTARSFVAQNEGWKVGFFAMSEQEAMERLTAVKLEQELVGIKYYDTDFNEYEISLDEAQIVSYDYKFYPVKWFIRSWGPDKTDPERVGYLFWVIPLHYHLFGVDNYDNNQYVSLNIFGADRFGRDVWSRIIFASRISLTIGFIGLFVTLILSLFFGALAGYYGGVVDEVIMRFCEILMAIPGFYLLLLLRAVLPVDLPSSQTYMLLIFILAFLGWPGRARIIRGQILAERQREYVEAAIALGFPDTRIMWRHIIPNLATYIIVSSTLSIPGYILGEAGLSYLGLGIREPSASWGNMLTAAQDVYILEKAPWLLIPGAFIFIVVLAFNFIGDGLRDAFDPRALG; encoded by the coding sequence ATGGCTGAAGATAAGAAAAAGCTCAATCAAAATGAAAGTGTAGAACACCAGGCACCTGCTTCTGGCGCTCCTGAGAGTGTTGATTTCGAAGAGGTATTTTTGACACGCGGGCAACTGATGTGGCGTGCATTTAAGAAAAATAAGCTTGCCATGTTCGGTATGTGGGTATTGATTGTAATGTACATCGCAATGATTTTTGCTGATTTCTTGGCCCCATATAATCCATTTACTCAAAATCTCAACCATTCATTGAAAAAACCAACGACTGTGATGATGAAATACAAAGTAGAAGATTTAAAAACGACTTTAGCACCATATGTGCTCCCAGAAGTTAGTTACATAGACAAGCTTGACTACAGCCAGAATTTCAGATCTATGCTCTTCCCAAGCAGAATTAAGGTAAAGCTGAACGACGGGAGAGAGATTGCGATCATCGACAAGCATGTAGTTGAACAAAAAGAAGATGGTACGATTGTGCCAAAGTATCTGCCAAAAGGTAGAAAACTGGACGATAAATTTGTCCTTGCTGAAGGAATAAAACTTGTTGTGAGAACTATCAGCTACGCGCAAATAGATGGTCAGTGGGTGCAGTACAACGACTCCACAGAGGATGTCGAAGCTCTTGTTTTTGGTGTTGATAACGCGATTCTTGAAAAGGGCCGCAATGAACGAGTTACAACTTCAAGAACTGCAAGGTCATTTGTGGCGCAGAACGAAGGATGGAAGGTTGGTTTCTTTGCCATGAGCGAGCAAGAAGCTATGGAGAGACTTACAGCCGTCAAGCTGGAGCAAGAACTTGTTGGTATCAAATATTACGATACTGACTTCAATGAATATGAGATTTCTTTAGACGAAGCTCAGATTGTGTCTTACGATTACAAGTTCTATCCAGTAAAATGGTTCATAAGATCATGGGGACCTGATAAGACTGATCCAGAACGAGTCGGGTATCTTTTCTGGGTAATACCATTGCACTATCACCTCTTCGGAGTGGACAATTACGATAACAATCAGTACGTGTCTTTAAACATCTTCGGTGCTGATAGGTTCGGTAGGGATGTTTGGAGCCGAATTATCTTTGCATCGAGAATATCGCTGACAATAGGTTTCATAGGTCTTTTCGTGACACTTATACTCTCTCTCTTCTTCGGGGCGCTCGCTGGATACTATGGCGGGGTTGTAGACGAAGTCATAATGAGGTTCTGTGAAATTCTTATGGCTATTCCAGGATTCTACCTATTGCTCTTACTTAGGGCGGTGTTGCCAGTTGACTTGCCGAGTTCACAAACTTACATGCTTTTGATCTTTATACTCGCGTTCCTCGGTTGGCCCGGAAGAGCAAGGATTATACGCGGTCAGATTTTGGCTGAAAGACAAAGGGAATACGTTGAAGCTGCAATCGCGCTCGGCTTCCCAGACACAAGGATAATGTGGCGTCATATAATTCCAAACCTTGCGACGTACATTATCGTTAGTTCAACGCTGTCGATTCCTGGATACATCCTTGGTGAAGCTGGTCTTTCGTACCTTGGCTTGGGTATAAGAGAACCATCCGCTTCGTGGGGTAACATGTTGACAGCAGCTCAGGATGTTTACATACTCGAAAAAGCCCCATGGCTATTGATTCCTGGCGCATTCATCTTCATAGTCGTTCTTGCGTTTAACTTCATCGGTGATGGTTTGAGAGATGCGTTCGACCCGAGGGCTCTTGGATAA
- a CDS encoding glycoside hydrolase family 5 protein, with the protein MRFRKNFAVLMLIVLISTLFLSTQCKGNIKNVESKKEGETVHVSKSAFDYNKMIGRGINMGNALEAPFEGAWGVTIEDEYFKLIKERGFDSVRIPVRWSAHVSEEPPYKINEDFLNRVKHVVDEALKNNLTVIINTHHFEELYADPDKNGPILIEIWRQVAEFFKDYPDNLFFEIYNEPAQNLTAEKWNELYPKVLEVIRKTNPTRIVIIDVPNWAHYSAIRSLKLVDDKNIIVSFHYYEPFNFTHQGAEWVTPRLPVGVEWKGEEWEVNTIRNHFKYVSDWAKKNNVPVFLGEFGAYSKADMNSRVRWTETVRKIAEEFGFSYAYWEFCAGFGIYDRWSQKWIEPLATSVVGR; encoded by the coding sequence ATGCGGTTCAGAAAGAATTTCGCAGTTCTCATGTTAATCGTTTTGATTTCAACGCTGTTTCTATCAACTCAGTGTAAAGGTAACATAAAGAACGTAGAAAGCAAAAAGGAAGGGGAGACAGTTCACGTGTCAAAGTCTGCGTTTGATTACAACAAAATGATTGGGAGAGGCATAAATATGGGGAACGCGCTTGAAGCCCCATTTGAGGGAGCTTGGGGTGTAACAATTGAAGATGAGTACTTCAAATTAATAAAAGAACGCGGTTTTGATTCTGTGAGAATACCTGTCAGGTGGTCAGCACATGTTTCAGAAGAGCCACCTTACAAAATCAACGAAGATTTTCTAAATAGAGTGAAGCACGTTGTCGATGAAGCACTGAAGAATAACTTAACGGTAATTATTAACACTCATCACTTCGAAGAGCTGTATGCTGATCCGGACAAGAACGGTCCTATATTGATTGAAATATGGCGTCAGGTCGCAGAGTTTTTCAAAGATTATCCTGATAATCTGTTTTTCGAGATTTACAACGAACCTGCTCAAAATTTGACAGCGGAAAAATGGAACGAACTCTACCCAAAGGTTCTCGAAGTAATTAGAAAGACAAATCCTACAAGGATAGTAATAATCGACGTTCCAAACTGGGCTCATTACAGCGCTATAAGATCACTAAAACTTGTTGATGACAAGAATATAATCGTGTCGTTCCATTATTATGAACCCTTCAACTTCACCCATCAAGGTGCCGAATGGGTTACGCCAAGGCTCCCAGTTGGCGTTGAATGGAAAGGTGAAGAATGGGAAGTGAATACCATAAGAAACCATTTCAAATATGTAAGCGACTGGGCAAAGAAGAACAATGTTCCAGTTTTTCTTGGAGAATTCGGTGCTTATTCAAAAGCAGACATGAACTCAAGAGTGAGATGGACTGAAACTGTGAGAAAAATAGCTGAAGAATTCGGATTTTCTTATGCATATTGGGAATTCTGCGCAGGGTTTGGTATCTATGATCGCTGGTCGCAGAAATGGATCGAACCGCTCGCAACTTCTGTTGTTGGGAGGTAA